A stretch of Paenibacillus mucilaginosus 3016 DNA encodes these proteins:
- a CDS encoding ABC transporter permease, whose product MHGERPAVPETALSAESIAPVSVSKRRRPAWVQDWQLYALLALPMLYFLVFKYIPMYGVTIAFKEFNIFEGIWSSPWAGLDAFREIFAMQDFYKVLRNTFLLNLLDLAVSFPAPILLALLLNEVRIPWFKKGAQTVLYLPHFISWVIIGGMVYQLLSTNTGLVNHLLKVSGIGAIPFLTEPSYWIMTYVGTGVWQNAGWGTIIYLAALTGINKELYEAADVDGAGRLRKIWSITLPSIKPTIMILLIINIGHMASIGFERPFVLSNPLVTDVSDVISTFVYKVGVQSARFSIATAIGLFQAVVGLIFLLASNYISKKVTDQGIW is encoded by the coding sequence ATGCACGGAGAAAGACCTGCGGTCCCCGAAACCGCGCTCTCTGCCGAATCGATCGCGCCCGTGTCCGTCTCCAAGCGACGCCGGCCGGCGTGGGTTCAGGATTGGCAGCTTTATGCGCTCCTGGCCCTGCCGATGCTTTACTTTCTGGTATTCAAGTACATCCCGATGTACGGGGTCACGATCGCCTTCAAGGAGTTCAACATCTTCGAGGGCATCTGGAGCAGCCCGTGGGCGGGCCTTGACGCCTTCCGCGAAATTTTTGCGATGCAGGACTTCTATAAGGTGCTCCGCAACACCTTCCTGCTCAACCTGCTCGATCTGGCGGTGTCCTTTCCCGCCCCGATCCTTCTGGCTTTGCTGCTGAATGAAGTGCGCATTCCCTGGTTCAAAAAAGGAGCCCAGACGGTCCTGTATTTACCGCATTTTATTTCCTGGGTCATTATCGGCGGCATGGTCTACCAGCTGCTGTCGACGAACACCGGTCTCGTCAATCATCTGCTGAAGGTGTCCGGCATCGGGGCGATTCCCTTCCTGACGGAGCCCTCCTATTGGATCATGACTTATGTCGGAACCGGGGTGTGGCAGAATGCGGGATGGGGTACCATCATCTACCTTGCCGCTCTCACAGGGATCAACAAGGAGCTCTATGAGGCGGCGGACGTGGACGGAGCCGGACGGCTGCGGAAAATCTGGAGCATTACTCTGCCCAGCATCAAGCCGACGATCATGATTCTGCTCATCATCAACATCGGGCATATGGCCAGTATCGGCTTTGAACGGCCGTTCGTGCTGAGCAATCCGCTCGTGACCGATGTCTCCGACGTCATCAGCACCTTCGTCTACAAGGTGGGCGTACAGTCGGCGCGGTTCTCCATTGCCACGGCGATCGGCTTGTTCCAGGCGGTGGTCGGCTTGATTTTCCTGCTGGCCTCGAACTACATTTCCAAGAAAGTGACCGACCAGGGGATCTGGTAA
- a CDS encoding carbohydrate ABC transporter permease, which produces MKTSAVDKWIDMFILAVVTAASFLCLVPILHLASVSLSSNDAILSNKVTVVPVEWSTLAYETVLKDVKMFNSLFFTIGLVLLFTLICMVMTICAAYPLTKKKLKGRDFCLLMILFTMFFSGGLIPEYLLVKSLKLTNTIWALVLPGMINAFYLIILKTFFSSLPEELEESARMDGCSHIGILVRIVLPLSLPVLATLSLFYAVGRWNGFMDALFYITDQNMYPIQLKLYQLVISNQMSDALATEGMSATVPIPESMKAASIMFATIPILLVYPWLQRYFISGMMIGAVKG; this is translated from the coding sequence ATGAAAACGTCCGCCGTGGACAAATGGATCGATATGTTCATTCTTGCCGTCGTTACCGCCGCTTCGTTCCTCTGCCTGGTTCCGATCCTGCATCTGGCTTCGGTCTCGCTCAGCTCCAATGATGCCATCCTGTCGAATAAAGTGACGGTGGTTCCCGTGGAATGGAGCACGCTGGCCTATGAGACGGTGCTGAAGGATGTCAAAATGTTCAACTCGCTGTTCTTTACGATCGGACTGGTCCTTCTCTTCACGCTGATCTGCATGGTGATGACGATCTGCGCGGCCTATCCGCTGACGAAGAAGAAGCTGAAGGGCCGGGATTTCTGCCTGCTGATGATCCTGTTCACCATGTTCTTCAGCGGCGGGCTCATTCCGGAATATCTCCTTGTCAAATCGCTGAAGCTCACCAACACGATCTGGGCGCTGGTGCTTCCCGGGATGATCAACGCCTTCTACCTGATCATTCTCAAGACGTTCTTCTCCTCGCTTCCCGAAGAGCTAGAGGAATCGGCACGAATGGACGGCTGCTCCCACATCGGCATTCTTGTCCGGATCGTGCTGCCGCTGTCCCTGCCTGTTCTGGCAACGCTGAGCCTGTTCTACGCCGTCGGCCGCTGGAACGGCTTCATGGATGCGCTCTTCTACATCACGGACCAGAACATGTACCCCATCCAGCTCAAGCTGTATCAGCTCGTCATCAGCAACCAGATGAGCGATGCGCTCGCCACCGAAGGGATGAGCGCGACGGTGCCGATTCCCGAGAGCATGAAAGCGGCGAGCATCATGTTCGCGACGATTCCGATCCTGCTCGTCTACCCGTGGCTGCAGCGCTATTTTATTTCGGGCATGATGATCGGGGCCGTCAAAGGCTGA
- a CDS encoding extracellular solute-binding protein — translation MAKKKSTFKKGSLTVIAALLAGMLAACGGDPEGGAAQDGGKGSPVTLKIELFDRGNTPPGAPPLTESFFVKYMQEKFGDPNNIKLEFVTVPRTEEVPKLNVLMAANEAPDLIFTYSEPAVQNWVKQGGLTELGDLLNEHGPNVKKYLGDELLNYGRFSGKQYTIPAKRIILASQTPIIRKDWLDKLGLQPPATTDELYAVLKAFKEKDPGGTGGKVIPYGIKYNNNLDPLVRTFWTKMTEEEYYSLPDLMKPGNKEAYRFLNKLYNEGLISPDFALDKDGKKFQADLVNGKVGFTVTNTNEPVYMAYYSTLQKNVPGATLLPVDPFTNYEGKHVKATYHKLSAHIMIPKSSKRAVEAVKFLNWMADYKVIFDLQNGTEGVTYKLGEDGIPVILDTEEAKRVMYNYLDYSMLINGKDMGDPDKTLKANAADPRYKDFTMDSIRIGETDGQLPPRFDRPIEAQIKYNQTLADKGVEILVKTVTAKPADFDKLYDDMVAEYMKIGGREVMEEQKKAYQEMKAKK, via the coding sequence ATGGCAAAGAAGAAGTCCACCTTCAAAAAAGGAAGCCTTACCGTGATAGCGGCACTGCTTGCCGGCATGCTGGCCGCCTGCGGCGGGGATCCGGAGGGCGGCGCGGCGCAGGATGGAGGGAAGGGCAGTCCGGTGACGCTTAAGATCGAGCTGTTCGACCGCGGGAATACACCTCCGGGGGCTCCCCCTCTGACGGAGAGCTTCTTCGTGAAGTACATGCAGGAGAAGTTCGGTGACCCGAATAACATCAAGCTGGAATTCGTGACGGTGCCGCGGACCGAGGAAGTGCCGAAGCTGAACGTCCTGATGGCGGCGAACGAGGCGCCGGATCTCATCTTCACCTACAGCGAGCCTGCGGTCCAGAACTGGGTGAAGCAGGGGGGATTGACGGAGCTCGGGGACCTGCTGAACGAGCACGGCCCCAATGTGAAGAAATACCTGGGAGACGAGCTGCTGAACTACGGCAGATTCAGCGGCAAGCAGTACACGATTCCGGCCAAGCGCATCATCCTGGCTTCCCAGACCCCGATCATCCGGAAGGACTGGCTGGACAAGCTGGGGCTGCAGCCGCCGGCAACGACGGACGAGCTGTATGCGGTGCTGAAGGCGTTCAAGGAGAAAGACCCGGGGGGAACCGGGGGCAAGGTCATCCCTTACGGAATCAAGTACAACAACAACCTGGATCCGCTCGTACGCACGTTCTGGACGAAGATGACGGAGGAGGAGTATTACTCGCTGCCCGACCTGATGAAGCCGGGCAATAAAGAAGCCTACCGCTTCCTGAACAAGCTGTATAACGAAGGGCTGATCAGCCCGGACTTCGCGCTGGACAAGGACGGCAAGAAGTTCCAGGCCGACCTGGTCAACGGCAAAGTCGGCTTCACCGTCACGAATACCAACGAACCGGTGTATATGGCGTATTACTCTACGCTGCAGAAGAACGTGCCAGGCGCTACCCTGCTGCCTGTCGATCCGTTCACCAACTATGAGGGCAAGCATGTCAAAGCCACCTACCACAAGCTCTCCGCCCACATTATGATTCCGAAGTCGAGCAAGCGCGCGGTGGAAGCGGTCAAGTTCCTGAACTGGATGGCCGACTACAAGGTCATCTTCGATCTCCAGAACGGAACCGAGGGCGTGACCTACAAGCTTGGCGAGGACGGGATTCCGGTCATCCTGGACACGGAAGAGGCCAAGCGGGTCATGTACAACTATCTCGATTACAGCATGCTCATCAACGGCAAGGATATGGGCGACCCCGACAAAACGCTGAAAGCCAATGCGGCCGACCCGAGGTACAAGGATTTCACCATGGACAGCATCAGGATCGGCGAGACGGACGGGCAGCTGCCGCCGCGCTTTGACCGGCCGATCGAAGCCCAGATCAAGTACAATCAGACGCTGGCCGATAAAGGGGTCGAGATCCTGGTCAAAACCGTGACGGCGAAGCCGGCCGACTTCGACAAGCTGTATGACGACATGGTGGCGGAGTACATGAAGATCGGCGGCAGGGAGGTCATGGAAGAGCAGAAGAAGGCCTACCAGGAAATGAAAGCTAAAAAATAG
- a CDS encoding beta-galactosidase encodes MEKSIPLDALQLGVCYYPEQWPETLWEDDFQRMKAMNISYVRVAEFAWTIFEPEEGVFEFGLFDRVLDLAHQYGLKIIMGTPTATPPAWLTHKYPEVLNVSKEGIAYRHGMRRHYNYSSSKYRELCARITREMALHYKDHPAVVGWQIDNELNCEISVFYSEADHAAFRAWVKEKYGTLEALNRAWGTVFWSQTYTDWEQIHLPQPTTSDSPNPHLVLDEKRFISQNTIAFAKVQADILREVVPHHWVTTNGRFGHLDNHALTDSLLDFFSYDSYPQFSTIIPTDEDEPLLDRKWSQNLSAVRDISPNFCIMEQQAGPGGWVNRMDMPSPQPGQMRLWTYQSVLHGADLVVYFRWRTAAFGTEIYWHGLNDYHNRPKRRVREAAEVGREFAAIGASLAGSQYTAHAAILRDYDNEWDGEFDVWHGPLTEKSTNAWYKQLQYHHIPADIVYLRDAVNLEQLQLYKVLVYPHAAIMTDETARLLTEYAEAGGIVIFGARTGYKTPDGHCRMQPFPGPVAGLCGITVSDFTRIKGTVPAPALRWKDEKFAAAAAEAFNDILQVEDADVEVMAEYASSYYAGEPALTRRRVGRGEAWYYGAAFNEAVVGALIGHLKLRSPVGDWLEAPRQVEIGIREGARGRYVFLLNYGDQPADLVLHEPRQDLLTGKRISGAVQMPAYGVMLLEWTS; translated from the coding sequence GTGGAAAAATCCATTCCATTGGACGCCCTGCAGCTGGGCGTCTGCTACTATCCTGAACAATGGCCCGAGACGCTCTGGGAAGACGACTTTCAGCGCATGAAGGCCATGAACATCTCTTACGTCCGGGTAGCGGAGTTTGCATGGACGATCTTCGAACCGGAGGAAGGCGTCTTCGAATTCGGACTCTTTGACCGGGTGCTTGATCTGGCGCATCAATACGGCTTGAAGATCATCATGGGCACGCCGACCGCCACGCCGCCGGCCTGGTTAACGCACAAGTACCCCGAAGTGCTGAACGTATCCAAGGAAGGGATAGCCTACCGTCACGGGATGCGCCGCCACTATAACTACAGCAGCTCCAAATACAGAGAGCTCTGTGCCCGAATCACACGCGAGATGGCTCTGCATTATAAAGATCACCCCGCTGTCGTCGGCTGGCAGATCGACAATGAGCTGAACTGTGAGATCAGCGTGTTTTACTCGGAGGCCGATCATGCGGCGTTTCGGGCTTGGGTCAAAGAAAAATACGGCACCCTGGAAGCGCTTAATAGAGCCTGGGGAACTGTCTTCTGGAGCCAGACCTATACGGACTGGGAGCAGATTCACCTGCCGCAGCCCACGACCTCCGATTCACCGAACCCTCATCTGGTGCTCGACGAGAAGCGGTTCATTTCGCAGAACACAATTGCGTTCGCTAAGGTTCAGGCGGACATTCTCCGCGAGGTGGTGCCTCATCATTGGGTAACGACCAACGGCAGGTTCGGTCATCTGGATAACCACGCCCTGACCGATTCGCTGCTCGACTTTTTCTCGTACGATTCCTACCCGCAGTTCTCGACGATCATCCCCACCGATGAAGATGAGCCGCTGCTGGACCGGAAGTGGAGCCAGAATCTCAGCGCAGTCCGCGATATATCGCCGAACTTCTGCATCATGGAGCAGCAGGCGGGTCCCGGCGGCTGGGTCAACCGGATGGACATGCCTTCCCCGCAGCCCGGACAGATGCGGCTGTGGACGTACCAATCGGTGCTGCACGGGGCCGATTTGGTTGTCTATTTCCGCTGGCGGACGGCTGCCTTCGGCACCGAAATCTACTGGCACGGCCTGAACGATTACCATAACCGGCCGAAGCGCCGGGTCCGGGAAGCGGCCGAGGTAGGACGTGAATTTGCCGCCATCGGCGCAAGCCTGGCCGGTAGCCAATATACCGCCCACGCGGCCATACTCCGGGACTATGATAACGAATGGGACGGAGAGTTCGATGTCTGGCATGGTCCCCTGACGGAGAAGAGCACGAATGCCTGGTACAAGCAGCTGCAATACCATCATATCCCGGCGGACATTGTGTACCTCCGTGACGCGGTGAACCTGGAACAGCTGCAGCTCTACAAGGTGCTGGTATATCCGCATGCCGCGATCATGACCGACGAGACGGCCAGGCTGCTGACGGAGTACGCCGAAGCGGGCGGGATCGTCATCTTCGGTGCGAGGACGGGATACAAGACGCCGGACGGCCACTGCCGGATGCAGCCGTTCCCGGGACCGGTCGCGGGCTTGTGCGGAATCACCGTGTCGGATTTCACGCGGATCAAAGGAACGGTGCCGGCCCCTGCGCTGCGCTGGAAGGATGAGAAGTTCGCTGCTGCTGCGGCGGAAGCGTTCAATGACATTCTGCAGGTGGAGGACGCGGATGTGGAAGTGATGGCGGAGTATGCGTCCAGCTACTATGCGGGAGAACCGGCCCTGACAAGGCGCAGGGTCGGCCGTGGAGAAGCCTGGTATTATGGGGCGGCCTTCAATGAAGCGGTAGTCGGTGCGCTGATCGGTCATCTGAAGCTCCGGTCCCCCGTCGGAGATTGGCTGGAAGCGCCCCGGCAGGTCGAAATCGGCATCCGCGAGGGAGCCCGCGGCCGCTATGTATTCCTGCTGAACTACGGGGATCAGCCGGCTGACCTTGTGCTGCACGAGCCTCGGCAGGACCTGCTCACTGGTAAGCGGATCAGCGGAGCCGTGCAAATGCCGGCGTATGGGGTCATGCTGCTGGAATGGACATCGTAA
- a CDS encoding AraC family transcriptional regulator gives MQEQEHLFFPQPAFPHYPCYPDYIGGFSGIPSHVVQRPARTTDLRLDQLYNLHFVLGGRGYVDWRDQRYELGIGDGFLYGPGLPQRYGADRDSPWDIRWVHFATNGLESMLGTRGMGEVWIFHMKEISKLHRCMEELLALGRAFDLEQEARASVLLYELLVHLMKEAAPIALPRVTAVSSIHRAADYIRANCTEALTLADMAEYAGYSVPYFSRKFHGIIGKTPTAYLLESRVLLAKQMLVSTPWTVKEIASAAGFAQSSYFIHCFKRLVHMTPEQFRSHFKP, from the coding sequence GTGCAGGAACAGGAACATCTCTTCTTTCCCCAGCCAGCGTTTCCCCATTATCCTTGCTACCCCGACTATATCGGCGGCTTCAGCGGCATTCCAAGCCATGTCGTTCAGCGTCCGGCCCGGACAACGGACCTCCGGCTGGATCAGCTCTACAATCTTCACTTCGTTCTCGGCGGCAGGGGGTACGTGGACTGGCGTGACCAGCGGTACGAGCTGGGCATCGGTGACGGTTTTCTCTATGGACCGGGTCTTCCGCAGCGATACGGAGCGGACCGGGACAGCCCCTGGGATATCCGGTGGGTCCACTTTGCCACGAACGGCTTGGAGTCCATGCTCGGGACCCGGGGGATGGGCGAGGTATGGATATTTCATATGAAAGAGATCTCGAAGCTCCATCGCTGCATGGAGGAGCTGCTTGCCTTGGGCAGGGCGTTCGACCTCGAACAGGAGGCCCGGGCTTCCGTTCTTCTGTATGAACTGCTGGTGCATCTGATGAAGGAGGCTGCGCCGATTGCCCTTCCAAGAGTAACGGCCGTCTCTTCCATCCACAGGGCGGCCGATTACATCCGGGCGAACTGCACCGAAGCGCTCACGCTGGCTGATATGGCCGAGTATGCGGGCTACAGTGTCCCGTACTTCAGCAGGAAGTTTCATGGGATTATCGGCAAAACGCCCACTGCCTATCTGCTCGAGTCCCGGGTCCTGCTCGCCAAGCAGATGCTGGTGTCCACCCCTTGGACCGTCAAAGAGATCGCCTCGGCTGCCGGCTTTGCCCAGAGCAGCTACTTCATTCACTGCTTCAAAAGGCTGGTTCATATGACGCCGGAGCAGTTCCGGAGTCACTTTAAGCCTTGA
- a CDS encoding ABC transporter substrate-binding protein — MSKSRPFTTRRFIPAASLMLAASLALSACAKTDPAPAAGTGAAPAQGGTAASAKVKLNYWTPFSGGDGDFMNEMVKKFNEESKDTQVEILNSKSEDYYTKLQTAVASDQAPDVAVMHSARLPQFVPAGTLSPLDEHASSAGVNWGDFNKNILDSTVYDGRHYSIPLDTHALVMYYNTKFLDQAGVLKDGRPVFEKSPEGFTAFLQKIKDSVPKDVAPLAQPNVRIDAYWMFWGFYNQLKDGGKFYGEDGKKGALNNPAALQALEYVNSLYTKELIPPNINDAFKLFLEGKAAVLVTGVWGTGAFENAKGLEFGVVPMPQIYDQPATWGDSHTLVLPKHSKEDPAKQKAAVAFSNWLAQHGAMWAKAGHVPAVTKVTQSDEFKALKYRAEYVESANYVKYWPRNGKQGQINDEIIKEFEKMMFKKQDPAATLKNADAIIDKLNK; from the coding sequence ATGTCCAAATCACGTCCGTTCACCACACGCCGCTTCATTCCCGCTGCGAGCCTGATGCTCGCCGCTTCGCTGGCCCTGTCCGCCTGCGCCAAGACGGATCCTGCGCCGGCTGCCGGTACAGGGGCGGCCCCGGCCCAAGGGGGCACCGCCGCTTCGGCCAAGGTCAAGCTGAACTACTGGACTCCGTTCAGCGGAGGCGACGGCGACTTCATGAACGAGATGGTCAAGAAGTTCAACGAGGAGAGCAAGGACACGCAGGTGGAGATCCTGAACTCCAAGTCGGAGGATTACTACACGAAGCTGCAGACGGCGGTCGCTTCCGACCAGGCGCCGGACGTCGCGGTCATGCACTCGGCCCGGCTGCCGCAGTTCGTGCCGGCGGGCACCTTAAGCCCGCTCGACGAGCACGCATCAAGCGCGGGCGTGAACTGGGGCGATTTTAACAAGAACATCCTCGACTCCACCGTCTATGACGGCAGGCATTATTCGATCCCGCTCGATACCCACGCCCTGGTCATGTACTACAATACGAAGTTCCTCGATCAGGCCGGCGTGCTGAAGGACGGCAGGCCCGTGTTCGAGAAATCGCCGGAAGGCTTCACGGCCTTCCTGCAGAAGATCAAGGACAGCGTGCCGAAGGATGTGGCGCCGCTGGCCCAGCCGAATGTGCGGATCGACGCCTACTGGATGTTCTGGGGCTTCTACAACCAGCTCAAGGACGGCGGCAAATTCTACGGGGAGGACGGGAAGAAGGGCGCGCTTAACAATCCGGCCGCACTCCAAGCCCTCGAGTATGTGAACTCCCTCTACACAAAGGAGCTCATCCCGCCGAACATCAACGACGCGTTCAAGCTGTTCCTCGAAGGCAAAGCGGCGGTTCTCGTGACGGGCGTGTGGGGAACGGGCGCGTTCGAGAATGCGAAGGGACTGGAGTTCGGCGTCGTGCCGATGCCGCAGATCTACGACCAGCCGGCGACCTGGGGGGATTCCCATACGCTCGTGCTGCCGAAGCACAGCAAGGAAGACCCGGCGAAGCAGAAGGCCGCGGTCGCCTTCTCGAACTGGCTGGCGCAGCATGGGGCGATGTGGGCCAAGGCGGGACATGTGCCGGCCGTCACCAAAGTGACGCAGAGCGACGAGTTCAAGGCGCTGAAGTACCGCGCCGAATACGTGGAGTCGGCGAACTATGTGAAGTACTGGCCGCGTAACGGCAAGCAGGGCCAGATTAACGATGAGATCATCAAGGAATTCGAGAAGATGATGTTCAAGAAGCAGGATCCGGCGGCCACGCTGAAGAATGCGGACGCCATTATCGACAAGCTGAACAAGTAG
- a CDS encoding carbohydrate ABC transporter permease codes for MTYSQKSAWTGFWMVVPYLLFFAAFSLIPILYGLRISFYQWALIGERKFVGLQNYLDLFSDAEFLTNTWHTVIFVLVSVPLLTAAGLLLALLANGLVRGRTLFRAAVFLPMLLSVSVISSIWVIFLQPYTGLMSQVLGALGASREVYWLSDPLLAWVSIVMSTLWWTAGFVFILYLAGLQDIPQTHYEAARIEGAGRWDSFRLITWPSLSRVTVLVVVLQTISSFKIFGQSKLITGGGPAGSTKTIVFSIYEKGFQHFELGYASAISFILLLIILLISLLQFRLLREN; via the coding sequence ATGACCTACTCGCAGAAAAGCGCCTGGACCGGATTTTGGATGGTTGTGCCTTATCTGTTGTTTTTCGCGGCATTTTCACTGATTCCCATCCTCTACGGTCTGCGCATCAGCTTCTATCAATGGGCGCTGATCGGCGAGCGGAAGTTCGTCGGCCTGCAGAATTACCTGGACCTGTTCTCGGATGCGGAGTTTCTGACGAATACGTGGCACACGGTGATCTTCGTCCTCGTGTCGGTGCCGCTGCTGACGGCGGCCGGCCTGCTGCTCGCGCTGCTGGCGAACGGACTCGTCCGGGGACGTACACTGTTTCGGGCGGCGGTGTTCCTGCCCATGCTGCTGTCGGTGTCGGTGATCTCCAGCATCTGGGTGATTTTCCTGCAGCCTTATACGGGGCTGATGAGCCAGGTGCTTGGCGCACTCGGAGCCTCCCGGGAGGTGTACTGGCTCTCGGACCCGCTGCTCGCCTGGGTATCGATCGTGATGTCCACGCTGTGGTGGACGGCCGGGTTCGTCTTCATTCTCTACCTGGCGGGCCTGCAGGATATTCCGCAGACACATTATGAGGCGGCGCGAATCGAGGGCGCGGGCCGGTGGGACAGCTTCCGGCTGATTACATGGCCCTCCCTCTCGAGAGTGACGGTGCTGGTCGTGGTGCTGCAGACGATCTCGTCGTTCAAGATCTTTGGACAGTCGAAGCTCATTACGGGAGGCGGGCCTGCCGGTTCGACGAAGACGATCGTGTTCTCGATCTACGAAAAAGGCTTCCAGCATTTCGAGCTCGGCTACGCCTCGGCGATCTCGTTCATTCTGCTGCTTATCATTCTGCTGATCTCGCTGCTGCAGTTCCGGCTGCTGCGGGAGAACTAA
- a CDS encoding carbohydrate ABC transporter permease: protein MMDRIWQVGIRLLSVVTAVVFLTPVVWMLALSVKPEGGSLLELSGGLRLGWTLANYRKVLGEAPIFGWMGNSLIVAVCTTVLILLLSSMAAYAFSRLPFRGSRMLFVLFLSGMMIPSEATLIPLYLIMKEYGLLGSLTSLILPAVAAPLGIFVMKQFFDGLPKELEEAARIDGAGPLRIWLSLFLPLSRPAMGALGIFTFIGSWNDFVWPLISISDKAYMTITLGLPAFQSSYVQQYALPMTANALATLPVLLVFIFFQKQIIQGIAFTGGKEG, encoded by the coding sequence ATGATGGACCGGATCTGGCAGGTGGGTATCCGCCTCCTGTCCGTTGTGACTGCCGTGGTGTTCCTTACCCCGGTAGTCTGGATGCTGGCCCTCTCGGTCAAGCCGGAGGGGGGAAGCCTCCTCGAGCTGTCCGGGGGCCTGCGCCTCGGCTGGACGCTTGCCAATTACCGCAAGGTGCTGGGGGAAGCGCCGATCTTCGGCTGGATGGGCAATTCGCTCATCGTCGCGGTGTGCACCACCGTGCTGATTCTGCTGCTGAGCTCGATGGCGGCCTATGCCTTCTCCAGGCTCCCGTTCCGGGGCAGCCGAATGCTCTTCGTGCTCTTCCTGTCGGGGATGATGATCCCCTCCGAAGCGACGCTCATCCCGCTCTACCTGATCATGAAGGAGTACGGCCTGCTCGGCAGCCTGACCTCGCTGATCCTGCCGGCGGTCGCCGCCCCGCTCGGGATCTTCGTGATGAAGCAGTTCTTCGACGGCCTGCCGAAGGAGCTGGAGGAGGCGGCGCGGATCGACGGTGCAGGGCCGCTGAGGATCTGGCTGTCGCTCTTCCTTCCGCTGTCCCGGCCGGCGATGGGGGCGCTCGGAATCTTCACCTTCATCGGCTCGTGGAACGACTTTGTCTGGCCGCTGATCTCCATCTCGGACAAAGCTTACATGACGATTACGCTGGGGCTTCCGGCGTTCCAGAGCTCCTATGTGCAGCAGTACGCCCTCCCGATGACAGCTAACGCGCTGGCGACGCTGCCGGTACTGCTTGTCTTCATTTTCTTCCAGAAGCAGATCATCCAGGGCATTGCATTCACGGGGGGAAAAGAGGGCTAG
- a CDS encoding NAD(P)-dependent oxidoreductase, with amino-acid sequence MSEVTVIGLGPMGAVIAGILLEKGFAVTVWNRTAAKAEPLVQRGAVLAASAADAVKASPVVIVCVADYDSSYRILGEPESVSALNGRVFVQLSTGSPGQARDNAAWAQAHGADYLDGAIAATPPQMGRADTTIFTSGSETAYRRSEPMLKALAGHVPYLGENVSHASSTDLAFLSYLFGSMIGFFHAARILESDGLRVDQFGAMIAGISPAIGEMVRHEGEVIQSSTYDQPQSTLNTCLSTARLFMKQAQEAGINAEFPSFALGLFQKGADAGYGDEELAALVKVLR; translated from the coding sequence ATGAGTGAAGTTACTGTGATCGGACTGGGGCCTATGGGGGCCGTTATTGCGGGGATTCTGCTGGAGAAGGGCTTCGCGGTTACGGTCTGGAACCGAACGGCAGCCAAGGCGGAGCCCTTGGTTCAGAGAGGAGCGGTGCTCGCTGCCAGTGCGGCCGACGCCGTGAAGGCAAGTCCCGTCGTGATCGTCTGCGTCGCCGATTATGACAGCTCCTACCGCATTCTTGGCGAACCTGAATCCGTCTCCGCGCTGAACGGCCGCGTCTTCGTCCAGCTCAGCACCGGCAGTCCCGGCCAGGCGCGGGACAATGCAGCATGGGCCCAGGCTCACGGTGCCGATTATCTCGACGGAGCTATTGCCGCAACACCGCCGCAGATGGGAAGAGCCGATACCACTATCTTTACGTCAGGCTCCGAGACCGCATACCGGCGAAGCGAACCGATGCTCAAGGCTCTGGCCGGCCACGTCCCTTATCTCGGGGAGAACGTAAGCCACGCTTCCTCCACAGACCTCGCCTTCCTTTCGTACTTGTTCGGCTCCATGATCGGCTTTTTTCATGCGGCGCGCATCCTGGAGTCCGACGGTCTTCGCGTAGACCAGTTCGGTGCCATGATCGCCGGGATCTCACCGGCCATCGGAGAGATGGTCCGGCACGAAGGCGAAGTAATCCAGTCCTCCACCTACGATCAGCCCCAAAGCACCCTCAACACCTGCCTGTCGACGGCCCGTTTGTTCATGAAGCAGGCCCAGGAAGCCGGTATCAACGCCGAGTTCCCGAGCTTTGCCCTGGGATTGTTCCAAAAAGGGGCGGATGCCGGGTACGGGGATGAAGAGCTCGCCGCCCTGGTCAAGGTGCTCCGCTAA